From a single Bufo bufo chromosome 9, aBufBuf1.1, whole genome shotgun sequence genomic region:
- the TADA3 gene encoding transcriptional adapter 3 isoform X1, which yields MSVGAVGFPVANMSELKDCPLQFHEFKSVDHVKLCPRYTAVLSRSEDDGIGIEELDTLQLELETLLSSASRRLRVLEAETQILTDWQDKKGDRRILKLGKEHEPGTPVKHKPKKPKLESKASHASSTGPGRPKSRNLQTKIQEYEFTDDPVDVPRIPKNDAPNRFWASVEPYCADITAEEIKVLEDLLKTPEDEADYYKIPPLGKHYSQRWAQEDLQEEQKDGARASMAGDKKKGPLGPLTELDSKGNVDSMLKKSESQHDQPEDGCPFGHLTQRLLQALVEENIISPIEDSPIPEISGKESGTDGASTSPRSQMKPFSAPHTKSLEVRIKEELIAQGLLESEDRPAEDSEDEVLAELRKRQAELKALSAHNRAKKQELLRLAKEEMNKQELRHRVRMADNEVMDAFRKIMAARQKKRTPTKKEKDQAWKALKERESILKLLDG from the exons ATGTCAGTAGGAGCTGTGGG ttTTCCAGTTGCCAACATGAGTGAGTTAAAGGATTGCCCGCTGCAGTTCCACGAGTTCAAATCAGTGGACCACGTGAAGCTGTGCCCCCGGTACACGGCCGTGCTCTCCCGCTCGGAAGATGACGGCATCGGCATTGAGGAGCTGGATACACTTCAGCTAGAATTAGAAACCCTGCTGTCCTCCGCCAGCCGACGACTTCGGGTTTTGGAAGCAGAGACGCAG ATCCTTACAGACTGGCAGGATAAGAAAGGAGACCGGAGGATTTTGAAGCTTGGAAAGGAACACGAGCCCGGTACACCCGTGAAACATAAACCCAAAAAGCCAAAGCTGGAAAGTAAAGCAAGTCACGCGTCCAGTACCGGCCCAGGAAGACCCAAATCCAGAAACTTACAGACAAAAATCCAGGAATATGAGTTCACAGATGATCCAGTGGATGTTCCCCGAATACCCAAAAATGATGCCCCGAACAG ATTTTGGGCTTCCGTTGAACCGTACTGCGCAGACATAACAGCGGAAGAGATTAAAGTTctggaggatcttctcaagacgcCAGAGGATGAGGCCGACTACTACAAG ATTCCACCTCTGGGGAAACATTACTCCCAGCGCTGGGCTCAGGAGGACCTACAGGAGGAACAGAAAGATGGAGCCAGGGCCTCTATGGCAGGGGACAAGAAGAAAGGACCTCTGGGACCACTAACCGAGCTGGACTCCAAAGGTA ATGTGGATTCCATGCTGAAGAAGTCTGAATCCCAACACGACCAGCCAGAGGACGGCTGCCCGTTTGGTCACCTGACCCAGCGTCTACTGCAGGCTCTTGTTGAG GAAAACATTATTTCACCAATTGAAGATTCCCCTATTCCTGAGATATCCGGGAAGGAGTCGGGAACTGACGGAGCCAGCACGTCGCCCCGAAGTCAGATGAAACCATTcag TGCCCCGCATACAAAGTCATTAGAAGTCCGAATTAAGGAAGAGCTGATCGCGCAAGGTCTGCTGGAGTCTGAGGATCGGCCAGCGGAGGATTCTGAGGATGAGGTGTTGGCCGAGCTCCGCAAGAGACAGGCTGAGCTGAAGGCTCTCAGCGCTCACAACCGGGCCAAGAAGCAGGAGCTGCTGAG ATTAGCAAAAGAAGAAATGAATAAGCAGGAGCTTCGGCACAGGGTACGGATGGCCGACAACGAGGTTATGGACGCTTTCAGGAAGATCATGGCCGCGCGGCAGAAAAAAAGGACTCCGaccaaaaaggagaaggaccaggCTTGGAAGGCTCTGAAGGAAAGAGAAAGCATATTAAAACTGTTAGATGGGTGA
- the TADA3 gene encoding transcriptional adapter 3 isoform X2 has translation MSVGAVGFPVANMSELKDCPLQFHEFKSVDHVKLCPRYTAVLSRSEDDGIGIEELDTLQLELETLLSSASRRLRVLEAETQILTDWQDKKGDRRILKLGKEHEPGTPVKHKPKKPKLESKASHASSTGPGRPKSRNLQTKIQEYEFTDDPVDVPRIPKNDAPNRFWASVEPYCADITAEEIKVLEDLLKTPEDEADYYKIPPLGKHYSQRWAQEDLQEEQKDGARASMAGDKKKGPLGPLTELDSKDVDSMLKKSESQHDQPEDGCPFGHLTQRLLQALVEENIISPIEDSPIPEISGKESGTDGASTSPRSQMKPFSAPHTKSLEVRIKEELIAQGLLESEDRPAEDSEDEVLAELRKRQAELKALSAHNRAKKQELLRLAKEEMNKQELRHRVRMADNEVMDAFRKIMAARQKKRTPTKKEKDQAWKALKERESILKLLDG, from the exons ATGTCAGTAGGAGCTGTGGG ttTTCCAGTTGCCAACATGAGTGAGTTAAAGGATTGCCCGCTGCAGTTCCACGAGTTCAAATCAGTGGACCACGTGAAGCTGTGCCCCCGGTACACGGCCGTGCTCTCCCGCTCGGAAGATGACGGCATCGGCATTGAGGAGCTGGATACACTTCAGCTAGAATTAGAAACCCTGCTGTCCTCCGCCAGCCGACGACTTCGGGTTTTGGAAGCAGAGACGCAG ATCCTTACAGACTGGCAGGATAAGAAAGGAGACCGGAGGATTTTGAAGCTTGGAAAGGAACACGAGCCCGGTACACCCGTGAAACATAAACCCAAAAAGCCAAAGCTGGAAAGTAAAGCAAGTCACGCGTCCAGTACCGGCCCAGGAAGACCCAAATCCAGAAACTTACAGACAAAAATCCAGGAATATGAGTTCACAGATGATCCAGTGGATGTTCCCCGAATACCCAAAAATGATGCCCCGAACAG ATTTTGGGCTTCCGTTGAACCGTACTGCGCAGACATAACAGCGGAAGAGATTAAAGTTctggaggatcttctcaagacgcCAGAGGATGAGGCCGACTACTACAAG ATTCCACCTCTGGGGAAACATTACTCCCAGCGCTGGGCTCAGGAGGACCTACAGGAGGAACAGAAAGATGGAGCCAGGGCCTCTATGGCAGGGGACAAGAAGAAAGGACCTCTGGGACCACTAACCGAGCTGGACTCCAAAG ATGTGGATTCCATGCTGAAGAAGTCTGAATCCCAACACGACCAGCCAGAGGACGGCTGCCCGTTTGGTCACCTGACCCAGCGTCTACTGCAGGCTCTTGTTGAG GAAAACATTATTTCACCAATTGAAGATTCCCCTATTCCTGAGATATCCGGGAAGGAGTCGGGAACTGACGGAGCCAGCACGTCGCCCCGAAGTCAGATGAAACCATTcag TGCCCCGCATACAAAGTCATTAGAAGTCCGAATTAAGGAAGAGCTGATCGCGCAAGGTCTGCTGGAGTCTGAGGATCGGCCAGCGGAGGATTCTGAGGATGAGGTGTTGGCCGAGCTCCGCAAGAGACAGGCTGAGCTGAAGGCTCTCAGCGCTCACAACCGGGCCAAGAAGCAGGAGCTGCTGAG ATTAGCAAAAGAAGAAATGAATAAGCAGGAGCTTCGGCACAGGGTACGGATGGCCGACAACGAGGTTATGGACGCTTTCAGGAAGATCATGGCCGCGCGGCAGAAAAAAAGGACTCCGaccaaaaaggagaaggaccaggCTTGGAAGGCTCTGAAGGAAAGAGAAAGCATATTAAAACTGTTAGATGGGTGA
- the TADA3 gene encoding transcriptional adapter 3 isoform X3, translated as MSELKDCPLQFHEFKSVDHVKLCPRYTAVLSRSEDDGIGIEELDTLQLELETLLSSASRRLRVLEAETQILTDWQDKKGDRRILKLGKEHEPGTPVKHKPKKPKLESKASHASSTGPGRPKSRNLQTKIQEYEFTDDPVDVPRIPKNDAPNRFWASVEPYCADITAEEIKVLEDLLKTPEDEADYYKIPPLGKHYSQRWAQEDLQEEQKDGARASMAGDKKKGPLGPLTELDSKGNVDSMLKKSESQHDQPEDGCPFGHLTQRLLQALVEENIISPIEDSPIPEISGKESGTDGASTSPRSQMKPFSAPHTKSLEVRIKEELIAQGLLESEDRPAEDSEDEVLAELRKRQAELKALSAHNRAKKQELLRLAKEEMNKQELRHRVRMADNEVMDAFRKIMAARQKKRTPTKKEKDQAWKALKERESILKLLDG; from the exons ATGAGTGAGTTAAAGGATTGCCCGCTGCAGTTCCACGAGTTCAAATCAGTGGACCACGTGAAGCTGTGCCCCCGGTACACGGCCGTGCTCTCCCGCTCGGAAGATGACGGCATCGGCATTGAGGAGCTGGATACACTTCAGCTAGAATTAGAAACCCTGCTGTCCTCCGCCAGCCGACGACTTCGGGTTTTGGAAGCAGAGACGCAG ATCCTTACAGACTGGCAGGATAAGAAAGGAGACCGGAGGATTTTGAAGCTTGGAAAGGAACACGAGCCCGGTACACCCGTGAAACATAAACCCAAAAAGCCAAAGCTGGAAAGTAAAGCAAGTCACGCGTCCAGTACCGGCCCAGGAAGACCCAAATCCAGAAACTTACAGACAAAAATCCAGGAATATGAGTTCACAGATGATCCAGTGGATGTTCCCCGAATACCCAAAAATGATGCCCCGAACAG ATTTTGGGCTTCCGTTGAACCGTACTGCGCAGACATAACAGCGGAAGAGATTAAAGTTctggaggatcttctcaagacgcCAGAGGATGAGGCCGACTACTACAAG ATTCCACCTCTGGGGAAACATTACTCCCAGCGCTGGGCTCAGGAGGACCTACAGGAGGAACAGAAAGATGGAGCCAGGGCCTCTATGGCAGGGGACAAGAAGAAAGGACCTCTGGGACCACTAACCGAGCTGGACTCCAAAGGTA ATGTGGATTCCATGCTGAAGAAGTCTGAATCCCAACACGACCAGCCAGAGGACGGCTGCCCGTTTGGTCACCTGACCCAGCGTCTACTGCAGGCTCTTGTTGAG GAAAACATTATTTCACCAATTGAAGATTCCCCTATTCCTGAGATATCCGGGAAGGAGTCGGGAACTGACGGAGCCAGCACGTCGCCCCGAAGTCAGATGAAACCATTcag TGCCCCGCATACAAAGTCATTAGAAGTCCGAATTAAGGAAGAGCTGATCGCGCAAGGTCTGCTGGAGTCTGAGGATCGGCCAGCGGAGGATTCTGAGGATGAGGTGTTGGCCGAGCTCCGCAAGAGACAGGCTGAGCTGAAGGCTCTCAGCGCTCACAACCGGGCCAAGAAGCAGGAGCTGCTGAG ATTAGCAAAAGAAGAAATGAATAAGCAGGAGCTTCGGCACAGGGTACGGATGGCCGACAACGAGGTTATGGACGCTTTCAGGAAGATCATGGCCGCGCGGCAGAAAAAAAGGACTCCGaccaaaaaggagaaggaccaggCTTGGAAGGCTCTGAAGGAAAGAGAAAGCATATTAAAACTGTTAGATGGGTGA